One Takifugu flavidus isolate HTHZ2018 chromosome 3, ASM371156v2, whole genome shotgun sequence genomic window, CATTATGCACTGTCGGTGGTGAATTATtaattttctttcctcctttcaggaagatgaagagactGCCAGGATAAAGGAAGAGCGTCTGGCACAATATGCTGCTAAAAAATCTAAGAGTAAGTTGCTGGTGCTTTACTTTATCACCATGGTGGCGGTGCCCCTTCCTGAGATGGACTGACTCTTGATGATGATTTATTCTCACCATCTTTCGGCTGACTGCCTGATGGACACTTGCTCATCTGAGAGAGTCTCGACTATTCTGCCATTTGGTCTGCTCCCAGTTCCTCTGTGGTAACCGACCCATCCCTTTCTTTAGAGCCCACCGTCATCGCTAAATCTTCACTCTTACTGGATGTTAAGCCCTGGGACGATGAGACGGACATGGCCAAGCTGGAGGAGTGCGTCCGCAGTATTCAGATGGACGGGCTAGTTTGGGGACAGTGTAAGTACTGCGGTAACAAATGGATGCGGTGCAGCAGTGATGATCTAACTCACCATCTTTCGGCTGAACTTGAGATGACGCTAATAAATCTGAAATGTCTGCACAGTTTGAAACTCATTTCAACCAGTACATCACAACCTCAACCGAGTTATGATTGAAATTGATCACTTTCATTCTGTGCGTAGCTAAACTGGTCCCTGTTGGTTACGGCATCAAGAAGCTGCAGATTGGTTGCGTGGTGGAAGATGATAAGGTGAGTTTGCTATAATGGCCATTGGATTTTGTGTTGAAGCTGGTTTTCATCTGAACTCCATTGTCTCTTCAGGTGGGCACTGAAATACTGGAGGAGCAAATCACGGCCTTTGAAGACTATGTTCAGTCAATGGACGTAGCTGCTTTCAACAAGATctgaaaatgtcacattaataAAGCACTTCATAAAAACGGCGGTTTTTCTATTATTCTGAAGGTGTCTTTGTTCTTTGGATTAAAAAGTGGCCAAAGTTTCTCTTTAAAATTGACTTGGCGGGCAGGCAATTGCGTCTCTCTACCTGTGGGTGGCAGCACTTCGGTAATCACATCGAGTTCTCTTCGTCGAAGAAGAGCGAGACCGGAAATGAGCGACGCGCGGCAGAAGACTACTCGGGGCGAGTAAACTCGTAAGTGCAGGTGAACTAAGATAAGTCGTCGATCATTTAGTAACTAGTTTAAAAACTGGGTCCTCTAGTTGGGCAGAATGAACACGTGAAAAGGCACCAGTAAAAGCTACCTGTACAATGCTAAAGCTAATAGCATCCCAAACGGAGGGGACACTCGACATCAGTAGCGTCACCATAGTGACGAGTTTATTCACTTTTTTTGATTATGTGGATTTATAAAGTAGTCAAAGTGCTAACAACCTCAGCCAAATAATCAGCGAATCATCAGATTCTCTTTAAACCGTCGATGTCCAGATGACAAGTTCTGATCAAATGTCATCCGTAAAATCACTTTAGTGgtgtatttaaaatgattcaaCGATGTTGGAAAAACCGTGTTTGACATGTTGCAATTACTGAActctgttttggaaaaaacTCCGATTTGGATCTGTTTGTCTTTTATACATCGGGGTTTAGACTGTTTCGTAGAATGAAATAAGATGAATTGCACAAATCTTTGACTTTTGGTAGGCTGTTCTCTCTGAACTATAGCAACTTCTCAACACGAGAAATATTTGATAACTGCAAGCAGGATGATAGAATACTTTGTTAAAATCGTTTCTCTATGGGTAAAATTcctgatatttacatttatttcccgTGTGTCTAGAAcaagagtcatgtgacctggttAGCGCGCTAACAGCTGTTAGCTTTAATAAAGAGCGGCCAAACATCTGTTGAGTGAACTGATTCTTGGACTCTCTGACCCTGGTGATAGGACAGACTGCACCATCTCCAGCTGAAAACGTAATTAAGATATGTGTAAAGGTCACATTTGGTTTAAATAAGTGAAGCTTTACTACTGTAGTTGACTCCTGTAATAACGCGTCACCGCTACAGGGCGGAAACATGTGTTCCAGATcttcacacagcagcaggatgtcTCACACTAATGAAGGTAAAAGTCAAACGTTCATTGAATAACTTGTTTCTGAGACATTACTTCATCTGTCATACTTTCTgtccatgtttctgcctgtattGCCCCCCAGGTGACCAGAGAAGGGCGGAGTCTTCAAACAGGTGAGTTCGATAATTTAACACCATGACATTTGATCATATTTAATATAATTAAAGAAAGACCTTTGACTAAATGTGTAGGCGAGAGTCTACAAATGTCTGTGTGACATTGTGGAGACCTTTTTACAATATCACACGGCCATTGAATATCGCCTATTGACGGCTGATTCTATTCTCTATTATGCTTTCTTTGGTTGTTTAGATCCAGCGTTAATGATGAATGTTTGTCTTATTTCTTTACTGATTAATTCCTGTCAGGGTGAGGGCGGAGCCTCAGGTGGGCCCCTCCGGATCACAGCCCATCAGACAAGGATACTGTGGATATTGCAGAGTCCTCTACACAAATCTGGACCAGGTGCAAAGACCTCAGCCGAACCTAAGCTGTCCAATAATAACACATGCCTCATGATGccctttgtctcctctctcaGCACCTGGCCAGTCTAAGACACCTGGACTCGGTCCACATTTCCTGTCAAGGCTCAGACCCCCCTTCCACTCTCACTACTGGGAGAACCAGACAAACACTAATGGAACGCTTCCTGCATGATGTACTGCAGCACCACCCACATCACTACCAGGACAACAGGTAGTTAAAATAAACATAGATGTATCCTGACAACCACGATGGCTCCAAAGACGTGGTAATAAATGTAGTTGTGATATATGATGTTTGTGCCTTTCTCTCCGCCAGGCCAAGTCACGCTGATCTACCATGTATCTCCACTCCTCCCTTGCCAGGGAAGGAGCTTGATGAAGTGTTTCTCTCCGATGTCAATCAACCTTTGGGCGCGCGTGAGCACACGTCTCGCAACGATCCTGATATCTACCATCAACCTGTCAATCCGGTGGGAGGCCCCCAGTCAGTTACAGCAGAGAGGATTCACGACAGGTTGTCTGGACCGGTTAGAGAAGAGGAGCcagggacacacacactataTGCAGAGACGCCATCCTTTCATCCTAATCAAACCAGGCCCGCGTCCCACAGGAAGGCTCATCGGAAGACAAACAGGAGGAAATGCAGCAATGATGATGACTCGCCTCCCCTAATGAGTCCAGATTCTGATCTCCAGTCTCATGCACAGCTAAAGCGCTATGTTTGCACACAAAGTGGCCCCAATGTCGACACCGGGCCCCCATCACAGCTCAGGCCCTGGTGTAGCTGGCataaggagaggagggaggctcAGAAGGAGGTCTTCTCCTTGGACCAGTGCAAGCTTCTGGACCAGACCATCGAGGAGGTTCGTCGTTCATTAACTTGATGTTTAGTTTCCAACACATTTGATGTTTATTAATGTTGGGGGGCATTACCTCAGGTGATTCAGAAGTGTTGTCACGGTGTcagttccacttcctgtgacGAGGAGAAGTTTTTCTTCAGTCTACCTGTCTCTATGGACACACAAAGCGATGACAGTGATTCGGTTGTGCAGGTGAGCCAGAGTAAAGCATAGTAGGGGAGATTCTGTGGCGTTATCTGATAAGGCTTGTGTCCCTCCAGGTGGCTTTACAGACGCCTGTCCAGGTAAGACAAATCGAGGACCAGCATGTCAGCCGTCTCATGGAAGTTCAGGTGGACCTTGAGGACCAGATGTATGCACAGCAGCTTGACGCTGCCCTCCAGAGTCAGCAGAGGGCACGAGATGGGGCCAGACTGGAGGATGGGTTTTGGGCTCTACCAATAGAAGAAGTCCTGCCAGCACCAGAACATATTCCAGAATCTTTCAGAGGGAAGACGTGGGCCCAGATTgaacaggaggatgaagaaaagGTAGAAAAACTGGTCCGACAGTTCAGAAAAGAGAAATTCATCTGCTACTTTGACAGCGAATCTCTAGCCAGGTACAGAAATATCAATGGTTCTTTCAGAATAAAGAGTCTACGTCATTTTCCAGTGAGGTCAAAATGAAGGGAAATGTTTTTGTCAGGTTTGGGAGGAGAAGccacaaaaaggagaaaagttaTGACATGGTGGTGGTATCAGACGGCGGCGTCCTGCCCCTTTTGGACTGTGGGCACGATGGCTCTGAGTGCgccaggaagacaaagaggcGGGTGTTCAAGCTGGCATCCAGGTGTCAGGTGAGAACGATTAACGACTTTTCTGCTTCTAAATTTCCTGTGACTCGGTTTCCCCTTTTTGAAGGTGGTCAAAGTAAGTCACAGCACTCAGACGATCCAACTAGTGGCCCCAGCTGTCCGTCAGCCGGGCTTAGAAGCCCCTTCCACCGGCATCTCTGCACCCCATCAAGACACTGAAGAGAGGACTCCTAACATTCGCTCCAGGCAATGTCTTCCAAGGTCATACTCAAAGGTCATGACACCTCTGCAGCCTGGCACTTCGTTAGTCTACCTACTGTGCTCCCCATCCACCTCCAGCAGTACAACTGCTATAAGCCCCCTCCCTAAACGGTGCAGGAAAAAGAAGCGCCCCCCGAGCCTGCCGGGATTGAAAGTCACATACAAGCATTTTCCTCTTCAGTTCTACGAGCCAAGCAGGCACCGTATCTTAAAGAAACCTCCCAAAGGTTATTTGCCTCATCAAGGGTCCACGTCCTCCAGCCTACCCCCCTCCTGCGTACGTCAGCTTTTCAGGAGTCTGAGTCCAGACTTGAATGCCGATTCCCACAGTTTCCCCCCGAACAAACTCAGCAGAGATGCAGCACACGCTGATGCCGCCAGGGGGCAGAATAGAGGGTCGCAAAGCAGGTCAGAAAGAGGAAGGAGTTCAAGAAAGGTGAAGACGTGCCTCCCGGCCTCAACGAGAAGACTCAGATCGGAAGCCCTCCCCACTCAGGGTCTGCGGCGGA contains:
- the eef1b2 gene encoding elongation factor 1-beta, with the protein product MGFGDLKSASGLKVLNDFLSDRSYIEGYVPSQADTVVFDAISSPPPADLVHALRWYNHIKSFQKGSLPGVKKPLGQYGPPGVADTTSASKPAAKKDDDDDIDLFGSDEEEDEETARIKEERLAQYAAKKSKKPTVIAKSSLLLDVKPWDDETDMAKLEECVRSIQMDGLVWGQSKLVPVGYGIKKLQIGCVVEDDKVGTEILEEQITAFEDYVQSMDVAAFNKI
- the zdbf2 gene encoding DBF4-type zinc finger-containing protein 2, which codes for MCSRSSHSSRMSHTNEGDQRRAESSNRVRAEPQVGPSGSQPIRQGYCGYCRVLYTNLDQHLASLRHLDSVHISCQGSDPPSTLTTGRTRQTLMERFLHDVLQHHPHHYQDNRPSHADLPCISTPPLPGKELDEVFLSDVNQPLGAREHTSRNDPDIYHQPVNPVGGPQSVTAERIHDRLSGPVREEEPGTHTLYAETPSFHPNQTRPASHRKAHRKTNRRKCSNDDDSPPLMSPDSDLQSHAQLKRYVCTQSGPNVDTGPPSQLRPWCSWHKERREAQKEVFSLDQCKLLDQTIEEVIQKCCHGVSSTSCDEEKFFFSLPVSMDTQSDDSDSVVQVALQTPVQVRQIEDQHVSRLMEVQVDLEDQMYAQQLDAALQSQQRARDGARLEDGFWALPIEEVLPAPEHIPESFRGKTWAQIEQEDEEKVEKLVRQFRKEKFICYFDSESLARFGRRSHKKEKSYDMVVVSDGGVLPLLDCGHDGSECARKTKRRVFKLASRCQVVKVSHSTQTIQLVAPAVRQPGLEAPSTGISAPHQDTEERTPNIRSRQCLPRSYSKVMTPLQPGTSLVYLLCSPSTSSSTTAISPLPKRCRKKKRPPSLPGLKVTYKHFPLQFYEPSRHRILKKPPKGYLPHQGSTSSSLPPSCVRQLFRSLSPDLNADSHSFPPNKLSRDAAHADAARGQNRGSQSRSERGRSSRKVKTCLPASTRRLRSEALPTQGLRRSQRASSSVRSRKRRQR